A genomic segment from Nyctibius grandis isolate bNycGra1 chromosome W unlocalized genomic scaffold, bNycGra1.pri SUPER_W_unloc_2, whole genome shotgun sequence encodes:
- the DYNAP gene encoding dynactin-associated protein produces the protein MDNQAFEMYGESMQSSPRGKEWPKKEERKGSWSLMKVFLVCLLACVITTAIGVLALSLVYVKNPAFVRETDVKGDGGASSPKPDEKSVDIKFQFLNHLGKSKVHNYPGGEIQWARYRNDVNEYQSDEEMEFGKSINNHRSQMTFGTLRIKSKGLRAPHWHFNANEHGYLLQGTAWIGVIGADDSVVITYNVTAGQVIFFPRNTVHWIKNVGSEDCVFLLFFTTHEELQTLDVDDAFFSTPEDIVARALKPQGGVNFIRTFKKQVEDQAVNLPPNLNELVQNATYVQSPDNLVWQYFYNLKGSAEYPFPGGVFQWARYRRNGTGLNETEKIFSESLNKHENSLTLATLRIFSNGLGQPHFHFNANEMGYVISGCGQTGVILSGVTANFNIGIGDVIFFPVGTQHYLKSECEEDLLLILAYSTGNQLETLRMNDYFHATADHILAQLFFKKQDEFKKFPKATKK, from the exons ATGGATAACCAGGCGTTTGAAATGTACGGAGAGAGCATGCAAAGTTCTCCAAGAGGAAAAGAGTGGCCAAAGAAAGAG GAAAGAAAGGGCAGCTGGTCCCTCATGAAAGTCTTTCTAGTTTGTCTATTGGCCTGTGTTATCACCACTGCAATAGGAGTGCTGGCCCTGTCCTTGGTCTATGTAAAGAACCCTGCCTTTGTGAGAGAGACAGATGTTAAAGGTGATGGGGGTGCATCTTCCCCAAAACCAGATGAAAAAAGTGTGGATATCAAATTCCAGTTCCTGAATCATCTGGGGAAATCAAAG GTACACAACTACCCAGGTGGTGAAATTCAGTGGGCAAGATACAGGAACGACGTAAATGAATATCAAAGTGATGAAGAAATGGAATTTGGAAAAAGTATCAATAACCATCGCTCCCAAATGACTTTTGGAACCTTACGGATCAAGAGCAAAGGGCTTCGGGCTCCCCACTGGCATTTTAATGCCAATGAACATGGCTACCTGCTACAG GGCACTGCCTGGATTGGAGTAATCGGTGCAGATGACAGCGTGGTTATCACCTACAACGTCACAGCTGGTCAAGTGATCTTCTTCCCTAGAAACACCGTGCATTGGATAAAGAATGTAGGATCAGAAGACTGTGTGTTCTTGCTGTTTTTTACAACACACGAAGAACTTCAGACCTTGGATGTAGATGACGCGTTTTTCTCCACCCCAGAGGACATAGTAGCTAGAGCATTAAAG CCACAAGGTGGAGTTAACTTCATCAGAACCTTCAAGAAACAAGTGGAAGATCAAGCAGTTAACCTCCCACCAAACTTAAATGAGCTTGTACAAAATGCCACCTACGTGCAGTCTCCGGACAACCTCGTCTGGCAGTACTTCTACAATCTCAAAG GGTCAGCAGAATATCCTTTTCCAGGAGGAGTCTTCCAGTGGGCTCGCTACCGCAGAAATGGCACTGGactaaatgaaacagaaaaaatatttagtgagTCGTTGAACAAG catGAAAACAGCCTTACCTTAGCAACTCTGAGGATATTCAGCAACGGACTGGGGCAGCCTCATTTCCACTTCAATGCTAACGAGATGGGTTATGTCATTAGCGGCTGTGGACAG ACTGGAGTTATTCTCTCTGGAGTCACTGCCAACTTCAACATTGGCATTGGAGATGTCATATTTTTCCCCGTGGGAACACAACATTATCTCAAGAGCGAATGTGAAGAGGATTTGCTTTTGATTCTAGCCTACAGCACAGGAAACCAG ctGGAAACTCTGCGTATGAACGACTACTTCCACGCCACAGCAGATCATATCCTTGCTCAGctttttttcaagaaacagGACGAGTTTAAGAAGTTTCCAAAGGCTACCAAAAAATGA